In Candidatus Vicinibacter proximus, the genomic stretch TTGCAATTGCTGATGATCACGCCATGTTTGTGGATGGAATTGAGTCCATACTCCAAAGCGAAACAAACATCCAGTTAGTTGATAAATGTTTTGACGGAAATGCCGTCTTTCAAATGCTCACCGGTGACAGGATTGATGTATTGTTGCTGGATATTAACTTACCGGTAATGAGTGGGATTGAAGTTACTTCTAAAATTCAGAAAGAATTTCCAAAAGTTAAAGTCCTGGCTTTGTCTATGTATAATGAAAAGAGTTTTGTGACTGAAATCCTTAAAAACGGAGCACTTGGATATATTCTTAAAAATACCGGAAGAGCTGAGTTACTGAAGGCTATAGAAACTGTTGCGTTGGGAGAAACATATTTCAGTTCCGAAGTAACAGAAACTATAATGTCCGGGTTATTAAAAAACAATCCGATTAAAAAATCCAGCAGGCTACTCATTCCTAAAATTTCAAGAAGAGAAAAGGAAGTTTTGGCACTCATAGTGAAAGAATACACTACACAAGATATAGCAAATTCGCTTTTCATCAGCCTTAAGACGGTGGAATCACACAGAAGCAACCTGATTTCAAAATTGAATGTCAAGAATACCGCCGGCCTGGTACGTGCAGCTTATGAATTAAAACTCATTTAACACCAAAAAATCAAGGAAAACCCTGATTTTATTTATTAAACAACCAGTTAACTTTGCGGTTACCCGTGAAAAAGTATCTGTTCATATGGTTATTTCTGTGCCGTCTTTCAAACCTGACCGCACAAGACCTGGATTTTTTATTCAGCAACTCAGAGGCAAATCAACAATCCAGTCCTTATCTAGATAGCCTTTCTTCCAAAGTTGATTCATTAATCAAAGAGCATAAATTTGATGAGATCATTATCCCTACGATCCGCCTTATTGAAAAATACCTGGATTTAAATGATCTGAATAAAGTCCACCAGTATCGGTTTTTACTTTCAAAGGTTTATTATATTCTTGGGTGGTATCCCAAATCCATAGTTAATCTGGAGTATTGTCATGTTTTTTTTCGTCAGAACAACAGAATTCTAGACCTGGTAAGAACTTACAATTTCATGACACTTGTCTATTATAAAATGGGCAATATTGAAATGGCCGGATATTTTTTGGGGCAGGCAGAAGCAGAAAAACCATCAAAAAACAATCCACTGTGTTACAATGAAATTATGCTTCTGGATGCATTGGTAAGAATTGGACTCAACAATCCATTGGCAAAATCAAAATTATTTGAAGTACTAAAATTTGCAAAGACGAATGGAATGAATGAAATGCTCTCCTATTGTTATTCATTCCTGGGTGATTTCTATACACTAGGTGGAAATCCTGTACAAGGCTGCATAGCTTACCAGAAGGCTGCTGAAATAGCTGAAGCCATAGGTTTTCTTGCCGATCATAAAGCATTAAGCAGTAAGATCTTTGATTGTTTACGTAATCAGGATAAGCATCAGGAGGCCAACCTTGCTTTGTTAAAATATATTGAGACCAATGACAGTCTCCACCACATTGAGCGGAATGAAATTCTAAACAGATCCATTGATCGTTATGAACAAAAAGAAATAAGGGAAGATAGAATTGACCTGGCGCAAAATCAACGTCTATTCGAACTCAAAAACAGAAGGTCAAATTTTACCTTATACGGTTTGTTATTCAGCATTGCTTCGATACTTTTAGCAGGATTCATTATCATTTTGTTTTATCAGCAAAAGTTATCCGCAAATGAAATAATTCATAGTCAGAATGAGCAAATCAACCAACAAAAGATCACCGAACTTGAAAACAACCTAACCCTGCAAACAATGAAATCTATGATTGCAGGGCAAGAAGAAGAAAGGGAAAGGATAGCTAAAGACTTGCACGACAGTTTGGGTGGTCTTTTATCTACAATCAAATTGAGGTTCGATAAATTGCAAACTGATAACAGAGTAGCATTAAGTAATACTGACTTTATTAAAGTGCATGACTTGATTGATGTTGCGTGTGTTGAAGTGAGAAACATCTCACATGATTTGAAACCTGGCGCATTGGAAGATCTTGGACTTATTGAGGCCATAAAAGATATGCTTAATCGATACAATCGTGAAAAAGGACCTGAAATAATATTTCAGGACTATGGATTTGATGGAAAGGAAAAAATTATGGAATCCTCTAGGGCTTTGCAAGTATATAGGATAGTCCAAGAACTGCTGAACAATTCCATCAAACATTCAAAAGGAAATGAAATTCTTGTACAATTGAGTCTTAAAGAGCCGGATCTGGAAATTATAGTAGAAGATGATGGCATCGGATATCAAACTGATCATGTCAACAAGGGTATGGGCTTAGAAAATATAAAATCCAGGATAAAATACCTAAAGGGAGAAATATCAATTAAATCTAGGCCCAACGAAGGGACTTCCACACTTATTCAGGTCCCGGTGAAAGGCTAAAAACTCAGGGTTTTCCCTGATTTTTTAAAAATCGGGGTTTTCATTGATTTACATATAATTTATATATCCAATCTTTGTACTGTCGATAACGATTAAAAAGTTAATAGTTACGATGCTTGATTTGAATATTGAAAATGGGATCCAGGAAAAGGACTACCAGTATGGCATTAATTAGTTTTGGTTAGCTAATAAGGGATTAATTCTTTGGTAAATATCAATGAGATCGTTCTATCTACTGCTTCTGCAGCTATAGAAATAAAATGCTGGTAGTCCTTCTTGGTTTTTTAATGAAAAAAAATGAAAGAATATATTTGATTTAGGTTTATCCCCAAAGCCATGCTAAAAAGGCCATTTCTATTAAGAAATGGCCTTTTGTTTTTTTACTCGGATTGCTCAATTAGTCTTTCCCACTCTACTGTTTTTAAATCAATTTCTGACTTAATTTTTTGATATTCAGATAATATTTTTTGGCTATCCCGTGATTGGTAAAATTCAGGATCTGCCATTTTTAATTCAAAATCTTTTTTCTTTTTTTCTCCAGATTCAATATCTTTTTCAAGAATTTGAATTCGTTTTAGCATCTTTTTCTTTTCTTCTAAATTTTGGGGATTACTTTTTTGAGATACAAGCTGATCTTGCGTAGAAATCAATTGCTGCTTTGAAAAAGTATTTTCTAAATCTGTCGCTTCAATTTTTTCTAAAAAGTAGTCAATATCCCCTTCAAAAAAACGAATGGTTTGATTCGAGAAAAAACATGTCCTTTCAGCTAGATCTCTTAAAAATTCCCGATCATGAGACACGATAACGACAGTACCTTTATATTGTTTGATTGCTTCTTTCAGGGATTCCTTAGAAGGTATGTCCAAATGATGAGTTGGCTCATCGAGTATCAGAAAATTATGTTCTTGTACCAACAATACAGCCAACCTAACTCTTGATTTTTCGCCACCGCTAAGCACTTTAATTCGCTTATCCACATCTTCCCCACTAAAGCCCAGCCCACCAAGTATTTTTCTTATCATAGGACGAATCTGTGGAAGAGCAGCATATTCAATGGTTTCCATGATGGTTAAATCGGGATTCAAGATTTCTCCGTGTTCCTGGGCAAAGTAACCAATTTTTATTTCGTGACCATATTTCAAATGTCCATGCGTGGGATCGATTGCCTTGCTAAGTAATTTAACCATTGTGCTCTTTCCCTGACCATTTTGTCCAATAAAGGACAACTTCTGACCACGTTCAAGCATAAAATCCAGATCCTTTAATACTTCCAAGGCGCCATAGGACTTGGAAAGGTGGTGAGCCTCTACCACAATTCTACCCCCCGGATGAGATGGCTGAAATCTTAATCTGATCGACCCTTGCTCATCATCCGGTTCATCCATTACATCCATTCGGGCTAACTCTGATTGCAATGATTTTGCAAAACTTGCTTTATTTGCTTTAGCTCTAAATTTATCTATCAGTTGCTCTTTATGTTGAATTAACTTTTGCTGTGATTTATATTCATTTAGTTCGACCTCACGGCGTTCCTTCTTATAATTTATAAAATCCGAATAAGTGCCTACGAAATCATAAATTCGTCCTCTATCCACCTCTATGATTCGTTTGGCAATATTATTCACAAACATCAAATCATGTGAAATCAACAATACACTACCTTCATATGCAATTAAATATTTTTCTAACCATTGAATAGAAAGTATATCCAAGTGATTATTTGGCTCATCCAACAACATTAAATCTGGCTTTGCAAATAACAATTTTGCAAGTTCAACCCTCATCCTCCATCCACCACTAAACTCTCTTGTCTGCCTAACTAAATCTGAAGGCTTAAAACCCAATCCGGTTAGAATTTTTTCAATTTCCCCTTCAAGTTTATCTGCATTAAGATATTCGAGACGGTGTTGCAGCTCTGACATCTCCTCTACAGCCCTGATCATTTCATCATGATCTAAGTCAGGTTTGTGGAGCAAGTCTTCACATTCCTGCAAAGAAGTTTTTAGACTTTCTATTTCTTTCATGGATGACAAAACTTCATCCTTGACACTTCTCCCTTCATCTTCAGGTAATTCTTGGCGTAGATACCCTACCGTCAATTTTTTGGGTTTTTCGATAAACCCCTCATCTGGTGGAATAACCCCAGACAAAACCTTAATGAGGGTAGATTTTCCACTTCCATTACGACCTGTAACGGCCAATTTTTCTCCTTCTGTAATCGTAAATGAAATCTTATCAAAGAGCGCCCTCTCCCCAAATCTGAGTGTTAAATTCTGAATTCTGATCAAAACAATAATTGTTAGTTAAAAATATAATCTCCATCTATTTGGCTGATGGCCCCAAAATGCTCCCCTTTTTCCTTTAACATATCTTTCCATAGTTGATCTATCTTGTTCTTAAACAAGTAATTAGGATCCATTTCTGAAATGATCCAAGACCGCTCCTCTAATTCGGTTTTTAACTGCCCTGATGTCCATCCGCTGTAACCTAAAAAAAATCTAATATTTTCCGGCAAAATTAGTTTTTGATCAATTAAAAATTTCAAAGACGTAAAATCGCCACCCCAATAAATTCCATTGCATACCTTAACTGATTCTTCCAATAAGTCACCAACATTGTGCAAATAATGCAAGGTCGTAGTAGCAACAGGACCTCCTGCAAATACTTTTGCCGGAAAGTCTTCGATATCCTCTACAAGTTCTGATAGCTCAAAATCAGTCTCCTTGTTTAACACAAAACCAACGGTACCCTCATCTTCAGTATGGTCGACAACGAGAACCACCGAACGCTTAAAATTAGGATCCAGCATAAATGGTTCAGATAAAAGAACTTGACCCGACCTAATGGGTGTAATTTTTAAATTGCTCATAATATTTCTACTGGCATATTTCTGTCAATTCTTTTTAAAAACCCAGATAAAACAGTTCCATTCCCCCCTACTTCCGAAAAATGATTAATCTGATCAACAATCATGTTTTGCATGGTTTGTGTCCACCTTACAGGAGACGTTAATTGAAGAATGAGATTCTTTTTAATTTGTGCCGGATCAGTATAAGGTCGTGCGTCGACGTTTTGGTAAATTGCACACAAAGGGCTTGAAAATTCCGTTTTATCGATTGCATCTGCAAGTTTTTCACGGGCTGGTTCCATAAGCGGTGAGTGAAAAGCGCCCCCGACGGCCAATAAGATAAATCTTTTAGCTCCGGCTTCAAGAAGCTTCTTTTCAGCCAGTTGTAAACCAGCCAAACTGCCGGAAATTACGAGTTGGCCAGGACAATTATAATTAGCAGGAATGACTATTTCTTCGGTTATGGATGTACAAACCTCTTCTATTTGCTCGTCAGACAAACCAACAATTGCTGCCATGGACCCCGGATTCATATCACATGCCTCTTGCATGGCGAGCGCTCTCGTCCTAACCAACGACAAACCACTTTCAAAGTCAATAACACCTGCGGCAACTAAAGCGGAAAACTCCCCAAGAGAATGTCCGGCCATCGCTTTAACGCCATCCAAGTTACCATTTACTTTAAGTTTAATTATTGAATGAATAAATACAGAAGGTTGGGTAATATGTGTTTGTCGTAATTCTTCATCACTGCCTTCAAACATGATGTCCGAAATCCTAAAACCTAAGAAATCATTAGCTTGTTCAAATAATAATTTTGCAAAATCAGAAGATTCATAAAGATCCTTTCCCATTCCTCTGAACTGACTTGCCTGCCCTGGAAAAATGTATGCTTTGTTTAGCATCAGCTGTTTTTATTGATAAGATTCATAAATTCATTTCGTGTCTCAAAGGTCTTAAAAACTCCGGTAAATGCAGAGGTTGTGGTCATACTATTTTGTTTTTGTACACCTCGCATCATCATACACATGTGCCTGGCCTCTATAACTACTGCTACACCATGGGGTTTAAGCGTATCCTGAATAGCATTCATGATTTCTAAAGTAAGTCTTTCCTGAACCTGTAATCTTCTGGAAAACACATCCACTAATCGAGGCAGTTTACTAAGCCCTACTATATATCCATTAGGAATATAAGCAATATGGGCTTTGCCAAAAAAAGGTAATAAATGATGCTCACAAAGGGAATAGAGTTCTATATCTTTTACCAACACCATTTCGCTATAATCTTCTTTAAATAGTGCAGACTCCAAGATATGGACAGGATTTTCATGGTACCCTTGGGTAAGAAATTCCATGGCCTTAGCTGCTCTTGTAGGAGTTTTAGATAATCCCTCCCGGTCTGAATCTTCCCCAAGACCATGAATAATATTTTCAAAAAAGCCAACGAGTTCCTTATTTTTGAGAACCTGATTTTCCTTCATTTTAAGTAATTATAGACTACGAAACCAATTGATAAAGAATTAGTTTAACTATTTGCCATATTTTGGAACTAGTCTATTAAATGAGCCATTAAATCGAAAAAATAATTCTATTCTCACAGACCTGCTTTAATTTGCAGCGATATGGGCCAATCAGAACAAATTAAAGTCAATCAAATTTCTGGTCAAACCAATTGGACCTGGACCCAGATACTGTTTTGGTTAATTTTTTATACCATTTGGCTTTATATAGCACCAAGTGAATGGCCTCAAACCGTCGCTGCATTGTGGAGCTTAGGAAACACCCTTTTCTTCATAATTACCGTAAATATAAACCTATGGATTCTTTTACCAAGACTTATACAAACTCAATCCATTATTACCTATACAGGGTTTATCATCGCTATGGCACTTGTTCTTACGCCTGTAAAAATTTATTTTAACAGACAACTATGTTTACAAAATGATATACAATGTCTTGACTGGGCACTTGACTCCAAGCTAAGTTTCATCAGTTTATTGGTTTTTACGGCTATATCCTCATTGGTTAGAATACCTCTGGATTGGTTGAAAGTCCAAAAGGAAAAAAAGGACCTGATTACAAAAAACATCCAAACTGAATTGCAGTTTTTAAAAAATCAAATAAACCCCCATTTTCTTTTTAATACTCTCAATAATTTATATGCACTTACGCTAAAAAAATCCGATTACGCTCCAGAGGTGGTTTTAAAATTATCAGACATGATGAGATATATGCTCTATGAGTGCAATGAAAAGCTAGTTCAATTAGAAAAAGAAATTCTTTACATAAAAAATTATATAGAATTAGAAAAAATAAGACTAAGCAAAAATGCGGATATCGAGATAGAAGTAATAGGAAATATTGACAACACCAAAGTAGCCCCCTTACTATTCATCCCATTCATTGAAAACAGCTTTAAACATGGGCTTAAAACAAGTTTGGAAAAAGCATACATTAAAGTTAGTTTTATTGTAAGAAACGACACCATTGAATTTATTGTAAAAAATTCAAAATCTCAATTGATGCCTGGGTTCACAGGCAAAAAAATAGGTGGAATAGGACTGGCAAATGTAAAAAAGAGATTAGAACTTATATATCCAAACCAACACTCATTAAAAATATCAGAATTTCCGGATTCCTACGAAATACATCTTTTTCTTTTTATTTCAAATAAAAATTAGTATATATGATAAAAACAATGATCGTTGATGATGAGCCTTTGGCAATTGAAATACTAGAGGCCTATGTTTCCCAAATCCCTCAATTGCATTTAGTAGCAAAATGTTCAAATGCTTTGGAAGCGAACAGGATTCTGCAACTGGAAAAAATAGATCTTATGTTTCTGGATATAGAAATGCCTTTGTTATTGGGAACTGAATTCTTAAAATCATTGCAAAACCCACCCAAGGTAATATTTACAACCGCATACCCTGAATTTGCGGTCCAAGGATTTGAGTTAAATGCGCTTGACTATTTATTAAAGCCAATATCCATGGAACGATTTGTAAAATCCATCAATAAGCTGTTTGAAAAAAATGAATTTGATTTAAGACCTGAAATTGAAAAAAATACAGAATACATTTTTGTTAAGGCAGATAAAAGATTTATTAAAGTTAACTTTAGTGAAATCCTATATATTGAAGGATTAAAAGATTATGTCATCATAAGAACCGACCAAAACAAAATTATCACATTACAAACCATGAAAAGCCTGGAAGAAAAACTCCCAGCCTCAAAATTCATAAGAGTTCACAGATCATTTATTGTTAACCTCAATAGAATAAATGCAATTGTTGGTAATGCTATTGAAATATTGGAAAAAGGACAAAACAAGCACATTCCAATTGGCAATAATTACAAGGATGAAATCGAGAAAATGATTG encodes the following:
- a CDS encoding ABC-F family ATP-binding cassette domain-containing protein is translated as MIRIQNLTLRFGERALFDKISFTITEGEKLAVTGRNGSGKSTLIKVLSGVIPPDEGFIEKPKKLTVGYLRQELPEDEGRSVKDEVLSSMKEIESLKTSLQECEDLLHKPDLDHDEMIRAVEEMSELQHRLEYLNADKLEGEIEKILTGLGFKPSDLVRQTREFSGGWRMRVELAKLLFAKPDLMLLDEPNNHLDILSIQWLEKYLIAYEGSVLLISHDLMFVNNIAKRIIEVDRGRIYDFVGTYSDFINYKKERREVELNEYKSQQKLIQHKEQLIDKFRAKANKASFAKSLQSELARMDVMDEPDDEQGSIRLRFQPSHPGGRIVVEAHHLSKSYGALEVLKDLDFMLERGQKLSFIGQNGQGKSTMVKLLSKAIDPTHGHLKYGHEIKIGYFAQEHGEILNPDLTIMETIEYAALPQIRPMIRKILGGLGFSGEDVDKRIKVLSGGEKSRVRLAVLLVQEHNFLILDEPTHHLDIPSKESLKEAIKQYKGTVVIVSHDREFLRDLAERTCFFSNQTIRFFEGDIDYFLEKIEATDLENTFSKQQLISTQDQLVSQKSNPQNLEEKKKMLKRIQILEKDIESGEKKKKDFELKMADPEFYQSRDSQKILSEYQKIKSEIDLKTVEWERLIEQSE
- a CDS encoding response regulator transcription factor, whose product is MIRVAIADDHAMFVDGIESILQSETNIQLVDKCFDGNAVFQMLTGDRIDVLLLDINLPVMSGIEVTSKIQKEFPKVKVLALSMYNEKSFVTEILKNGALGYILKNTGRAELLKAIETVALGETYFSSEVTETIMSGLLKNNPIKKSSRLLIPKISRREKEVLALIVKEYTTQDIANSLFISLKTVESHRSNLISKLNVKNTAGLVRAAYELKLI
- the folE gene encoding GTP cyclohydrolase I FolE — translated: MKENQVLKNKELVGFFENIIHGLGEDSDREGLSKTPTRAAKAMEFLTQGYHENPVHILESALFKEDYSEMVLVKDIELYSLCEHHLLPFFGKAHIAYIPNGYIVGLSKLPRLVDVFSRRLQVQERLTLEIMNAIQDTLKPHGVAVVIEARHMCMMMRGVQKQNSMTTTSAFTGVFKTFETRNEFMNLINKNS
- a CDS encoding histidine kinase yields the protein MGQSEQIKVNQISGQTNWTWTQILFWLIFYTIWLYIAPSEWPQTVAALWSLGNTLFFIITVNINLWILLPRLIQTQSIITYTGFIIAMALVLTPVKIYFNRQLCLQNDIQCLDWALDSKLSFISLLVFTAISSLVRIPLDWLKVQKEKKDLITKNIQTELQFLKNQINPHFLFNTLNNLYALTLKKSDYAPEVVLKLSDMMRYMLYECNEKLVQLEKEILYIKNYIELEKIRLSKNADIEIEVIGNIDNTKVAPLLFIPFIENSFKHGLKTSLEKAYIKVSFIVRNDTIEFIVKNSKSQLMPGFTGKKIGGIGLANVKKRLELIYPNQHSLKISEFPDSYEIHLFLFISNKN
- a CDS encoding YqgE/AlgH family protein, translated to MSNLKITPIRSGQVLLSEPFMLDPNFKRSVVLVVDHTEDEGTVGFVLNKETDFELSELVEDIEDFPAKVFAGGPVATTTLHYLHNVGDLLEESVKVCNGIYWGGDFTSLKFLIDQKLILPENIRFFLGYSGWTSGQLKTELEERSWIISEMDPNYLFKNKIDQLWKDMLKEKGEHFGAISQIDGDYIFN
- the fabD gene encoding ACP S-malonyltransferase, which codes for MLNKAYIFPGQASQFRGMGKDLYESSDFAKLLFEQANDFLGFRISDIMFEGSDEELRQTHITQPSVFIHSIIKLKVNGNLDGVKAMAGHSLGEFSALVAAGVIDFESGLSLVRTRALAMQEACDMNPGSMAAIVGLSDEQIEEVCTSITEEIVIPANYNCPGQLVISGSLAGLQLAEKKLLEAGAKRFILLAVGGAFHSPLMEPAREKLADAIDKTEFSSPLCAIYQNVDARPYTDPAQIKKNLILQLTSPVRWTQTMQNMIVDQINHFSEVGGNGTVLSGFLKRIDRNMPVEIL
- a CDS encoding response regulator transcription factor, which encodes MIKTMIVDDEPLAIEILEAYVSQIPQLHLVAKCSNALEANRILQLEKIDLMFLDIEMPLLLGTEFLKSLQNPPKVIFTTAYPEFAVQGFELNALDYLLKPISMERFVKSINKLFEKNEFDLRPEIEKNTEYIFVKADKRFIKVNFSEILYIEGLKDYVIIRTDQNKIITLQTMKSLEEKLPASKFIRVHRSFIVNLNRINAIVGNAIEILEKGQNKHIPIGNNYKDEIEKMIEKRKL